ACTGGTCACTACTGAGCTTGACCAGATCAGGTACCGGCTTGAGAGGCACATCTACTGCTGCGGAGTTTGTTCTAAGTACATGAATGGATACTGTGTTATTACAAACAGGAAGGCTGAGCCAGGCTGGATCTGTAAGTCCTTCGTTCCAAAAGAGGAGTTTATATATCTTGACTCCAGGCCTGACCAGAAGGACTCAGTAGAATTCAGATACCTCTCTGAAACAGGACTTGAAAAAGAGAATATAGAAAGTGCAGGGAAAGATGAAAGAAGTCCGGAAAGTACAGGGACGAAAACTCTCTATGAAGAAGGAGTGACTCTTTACAGACAGGGAAGACTAAGACTTGCGATTCAGGTTTTTGACCGTGTGCTTGAAGAAAATCCCCAGGATTTCGCAGTCCTGTTTCATAAAGGAAATTCCCTGCTGAAACTCAAGCGTTATGAAGAGGCTCTTGAGACATTTGAGAGAGCTTCCGAAATTAACCCTGAAAATGCAGGACTCTGGACTAATCTCGGGTTTATTCTAACAAAACTTGAGCGATTCCGGGACGCGCTTGAGGCTTTCGAAAAGTCGATTTCTCTGAACCCTGTGCAGAAGAATGCATGGGAAGGTAAGGACGCAGTACTTGCCAGATTGCGCCTGTGTGAAGAAAAGCTTGGAGAATCCGAAGAGTCTCTGAAAAAAAACCCTGACAATCCGGATACTCTCTTTGAAAAAGGAAAACTCCATCTCAGGCTTGGAGAGCAGGAAAAAGCTATGCAGGCTTTTAGAAAAGCTCTTGAGATAAAACCTGAAAATGCCGAAGCCTGGCAGCTTCGTGGAAAAGTCCTCTTTAAGGCCGGTTCGGAAAAGGAGGCTCTGCATGCTTTTGAAAAGGCAGCCCACCTTAAGCCCGATTATGCAGAAGCCTGGTATGAAAAGGGTAACGTATTCCTTAAACTTGGAAACCTTAAAGGTGCAGAAAATGCTTTTAAGATTGCAGCCAGCCTCTGGGAGAGTAAAGGGATCAAAACAAAAGCAGAAAGTGCCCGTGAAAAAGTTAAAAGGCTGAACTCTAGAGAATTATAAACTTTTTTACAGATATGCATTCGTAACATAACGCCGCATCATCCTGTGGCTGTTGAAATAATAGGCAATCATACCTATCGAGTTATTTATCAGTTTAAACCATTCGTCTCTGCGGTCGTAATATGTGGGAACTATGATATAGTAGAGTTTGTTATAAAGGTCGTCAATTTCAGCGAGCCTTGCTTCTTCCCCGGTAATATGTTCTTCGGGCTGAGGGCCTATTGACCAGCCGGTTACCCCTTCGATCCATCCTTCAATCCACCAGCCATCAAGCACGCTGAAATTTACGACCCCGTTATGGGCAGCTTTCATGCCGCTCGTACCCGAAGCTTCATAAGGGCGAGTAGGGGTATTTAACCAGACATCAACTCCGGAAACCAGTTTCGCTGCCAGATCCATATCATAGTTTTCCAGAAAGACGATTTTTATTTCATTCCGGAGTGTTTCTATACTTTTAAAAATATCTCTTATAAGCTGTTTTCCAGCCTCATCATGCGGGTGGGCTTTTCCTGCAAAGATAAGCTGAACTCTGCCTCTCCTGTTTATTTTCCTAAGCCTTTCAAGGTCTGAGAGGATTAAGGTTGCCCGCTTATACGCTGTCATGCGCCTTGCAAAACCTATGGTCAGGGTTTCATAGTCCATGCCTGCCCCTGTTCTTTTGTTAACCTCATCTATAAGGTCTTTTTTTGCACTCCAGTGGGCTTCCCAGATTTCATCATCAGGGATTCCTCCTATTCTTACCAGGAGTTCGGGTTCGTTTGCCCATCCAGGCAGGTAGCGGTCAAAAAGCTGCCTGAAAGCAGGGCAGGTCCAGGTATAGGAGTGGATGCCGTTTGTTATTGCCTGGATTGAATATCCTGGAAAGAGTTCTCTTGAGACTCGACTGTGCCTTTTTGTAACTCCATTGACATACTCGGACAGGTTGAGGGCAAAAAGGCTTGTGTTAAAACGGTCTGCCCCTCCAAATCTTCTAAGGATATCCACATCATTTTTATCCCTAATCTGGTCTTCAATAAGCCCGTAATCGAACTTGTCATGCCCTGCTTCTACAGGCGTATGAGTGGTAAAAATACAGAGCTCCTTTACTTTAGCAGGATCTTTACCATTACGTTTCAAAAGCTCCAGAGCAAGCAAGCTTGAGTGCCCTTCATTCATGTGATATTTTCGGACCTTAAAGCCAAGTGCTTCAAGCATACGAACTCCCCCTATCCCGAGCACGATTTCCTGCTTGAGCCTGTATGTATGGTCGCCCCCATAAAGAAAATCCGTAATCCTGCGGTCATCCCATGAGTTCCCCTCTACATTGGTGTCGAGAAAAATAATAGGTACGCAGCCTCCGGTAAGGCTTTTGCAGTTGTAGTGCCATGCCTGAATTTTGACATCCCTGTCCTGAATTTTGACGCTCACTTCCTGCTGGAGCCGGGTCATCAAATTAGAAGGGTCCCACTCTTCAGTTTGTTCTGTCTGGGTCCCGAAGGCATCAAGGCTCTGCCTGAAATATCCTTTATTGCTAACCAAAGTTACTGCTACAAGAGGAATACTGAGGTCTGCAGCCGAGCGGATTGTATCGCCGGCGAGCACTCCAAGTCCTCCTGCATATGTCGGGATTTCATTGCGAAGTCCTATTTCCATAGAAAAATAAGCTATTTTCTGCCCTTTCAATACTCCCTGGAGATCGTTTTCCATATCAGTTAATCCCCCTGCCTTCTTTATCATTTAGCAGTAATGTTTAAAAATACTCAATTTTTTTAAATAATATTTATGAAGATGCCTCCTGATATATTAATTCTACCTTCCAAGTTGACTTCTCGAGTTAAATCAAGCTTAAAATAAACCAAAAAATTTCTTCGTAACCAGAGTTTTTTGATTCCTCGAATTGTATACTCTAAAAAATATATTCTCGATACTCTTAAAACCTAAAAGTAACCATCAATCAGATTAAGAAACACTCTCCACTGCCTACAAAACTTTAGATTAAACGTTTACCAGTAAAACATTTTTTAAGTATGATTTAAATAGCAAATATGAATATATTATTTAAGTGTATCTTATTCTGGTAGATATTAAATTAGTTGTGGACAATAAATAGGTGGAAGTAGATGCCTGAAGATGTTATATCTCATTCCTCTGGAGATTCTGAAGAAAAGAAGGTGGTTTCTTCCAGGTCTCTGGAGTCGCTTAAAGATCGGGCAACAAAAGACAGGAATCATGCGGTTAGACGTGAAGCTCTTCTCACACTTGCAAAAAACTATCGTGACAGTGAGGATATTTTTGATTTTATAAAAGATATAGCTATCAGTGATAGTCACTACTCGGTCCGAAAGACCGCCCTTAAGGAACTGACAAGTTCGTGGAAAGAAAGACCAGAAACTTTGTCCCTTGTTAGAGAAAGGGCTATTGAGGATGCAAATTACGAAGTAAGAAGGGCTGCTGTAAGAGAACTTGCAGAGAACTGGAAGAATATGCCTGAAATTATCGAGCTTCTAAGGGATTGGGCTGAGAATTCAAAAGATAAGTTTGTCCGGAGCACAGCTCTTCAGGAGCTTTCCGGGTGCTGGGGCAAAAACTGCTGCAGTCTGGATTTTATAACAGACAGGGTTGTAGAGGAGAAGGATGGTTTTGTCAGGGCTATTGCAGTCCATAGCATTGCAAAACACTGGTATGAGGAACCAAAGGTTCTTCAGCTGGTAATGGATAAAGCCGTGAACGACGAACATTATTCTGTAAGGAGTGTGGCTTTACAGGCACTGGCAGGAAAATGGTCCAGCAAGGAAAATATCCTTCCTTTTATAAAAGAAAGGGCAGTAAAGGATGCTCACTATTCTGTAAGGGGAGTTGCTATTCAGGAACTTGCAAATGGCTGGCATGACGTTCCTGAAATTCTGGAGTTTATCAGGGAAAGATGTGTTCGCGACGAGGATAATATGGTAAGAGGAACCGCGGTCAGTCTGCTTGCTTCCTTATGGCCTGAAGAACCAGGAGCCTTTGAGCTGATCATGGAAAAAGCTGTTTCTGATGAACATTATTCTGTCAGGAAAAACTCCATGGAAGAGCTTGTAAAAGGCTGGCACGAGAGGCCTGATACTCTCAGACTTGTAAGGGATAGACTGCTAAATGATGAAGATAACTTCGTAAGGATTACCGCAGTTCAGGAGCTTGCAAAAATCTGGCATACTGATCCGGGCACTCTTCCTCTTATTAAAGAGATAGCTCTTAAAGATAAAGATGAATTTGTAAGAGATGCAGCTGTCCGGGAGATCATAGATGGCTGGCAGGATAAAGACATTAAAAGTAAGTTTATGAAAAGATTCACTTGATATTTTTCCTTCTGTAAATCTTACCTGCGAAAAAACTTCACTCAAGTTTGATTTATATATTTTTCCCTCTGAATTTACTTTTTTCTATAAATTCCTGTGTTTAGAAATATCATGGTTTAAGCCTGATCAAGCCTCCTATGCATGATATTCTTGAAGATTCAAATCACAATCTTTTTAATTTATTGCGTGTTTCTATGTAGTTGTAGCAAAAAGACTAAATATGCGAAACTTTCTCCTAGCTTCCTGTAAAAGGTTTCGCGCGAGGACTAAAATGGCTAAAGCGGCTTCAAATTCGGCTAAAAACGGAAACGGCAGCAGGCAAAAACCCTGCAAATATCTTAATGAGATAGCTTTATGCAGTGCACTTGAGATGGCAAAAGAGCTGATCTCAGTAATAAACAAGGTTCCTGTTACTGTATTTCTGTGGCGTCCGGAAAAGTACTGGCCTGCAGAGTTTGTCTCTGAAAATGTAAAACAGTTCGGGTACACGGTAGAAGAGTTTACGTCAGGAAAGCTTCTCTACGGAAACATTGTGCATCCTGACGACCTGGAGAGGGTCGAAAGAGAGCTCTCAAGAAGGATTGAAGAAGATTACGTTGATTTTTCCCAGGAATACCGGATACTGACAAAATCAGGAGAAGTACGCTGGGTTGATGAGAGAACCTTTATCGAAGCCGATGAAAATGGAGTCGTAAAATACCTTAAAGGTATAATTCTGGATATTACCGAAAGAAAAAGAAAAGAGAAACTGCTCTATATCCAGAGGGATCTTGGAATTGCGCTGAGCACTTCGAATTACCTGGACGAAACCCTTGATCTCCTGCTTGACTCGTGCCTTCAGATAGATGAGATTAATGCCGGTGGTATCTATCTGGTTGATGAAGAGACCGGGGATATGAATCTTGCTATCTATCGTGGCCTCTCTCCTACTTTTATCGAGAATGCTTCTTATTACAGTGCAAATTCTCCAAATACCAAACTTGTTATGATAGGGCAGCCTGTCTACAAGCAGCACATAGATCTTCTTCTTACTTCTAAAGACGATGCACTTAGACAGGAAAACCTCAGAGCTACGGCAATAATTCCTGTAAAAAACGGAAAAAAGGTTATTGCTGCTTTTTATCTTGCCTCAAGAATGGAATATGAACTTTCGGACAGTGTGCGTACGGTTATTGAAACAATTGCAACCCAGTTCGGAGTTTTTATCTCCCGGATCAAGCTTGAAGAAAAACTCAAAGAGTGCGTGAAGAAACGAAAATCGTAACACTCCTTCTATCTCACTCCTTCTATTTTTTATTTAATTTTTCTCTCGTTTTAATTTCTTTTTCCTTTTTGGAAAAGTTATACTCCCTTTTCCTGATAATTGTGTCTGCAATTTAGCCCATTACCTTCTGATTTCTTATGGAAAAAGACTAAAACATGTACAGCCCTGGTAAACTTTGCAGGAAATTACTACGCAGGGATATTTTTTTGCGAGATCTGCAATTTATAAGTAAAATTTATTAATTTTGCCTCATAATTTGTATAGGGAAAGGATTGCAAATATCAGTAGATTATCAGTGGATTTTTTCCCCTAATCTCATTTAAAATAAGCTGGAAAATAATATCTGAATGGATCGATATGAGAAGACCTCACGAATGAGGTCTGACTGAAAATTATAACATTCTGGTGGGGAGTATGACAGAAGAGCTTAAAGATAAGATTCGTGATTACCTTGCAAAGCACTATTACCTGAACCTTGCAACCGTAAGCCCTCAGGGAAGCCCTATGGCTCATACAATGGCTTATGTTTCCGAAAACGAAATCGTATATCTGGCAACCAATAAAAACACCCGAAAGGTCCAGAATATCATGCAAAACCCGCAGGTAGCCTTTACCGTTGATGAGGATGATCCTGACTGGTTTGATATGCAGGCACTTCAGGTCGAAGGCAGGGCATCAATAGTTGCCGATGAGAATGAACTGCGTGAAGTCGGGGAGATCATGGCAGCCAAATTCCCTGTTATTGCAGATTTGCCGCCAGATCCGGATACTATCATGATAAAAATAGAACCCAGTCTAGTCTATTATCTGGACTACAGCATTGAGTTCGGGCACAGGGAAAGCGTGAATTTCTGAGTTATAAATGTTAAAAATATTTGTAAAAAAGTAACTCAATAAAAAATGTTTATAAGCTTCCTTCTCTTTTTTGATTTTCAAGTATTCAAGAATGCAAAAAAATGGTTTACAGATAAGATGATAAAGAAAGTCTTTACTTAAATCTCTTCTTTTTTATCTTCCTTTTCCTTTCTTATCCTGAACTTTTATTTTGTTGTCCGGTTGCTTAACTTCCTCAACTGGTTTCTTAGTTTTGTTGTTCGTTTCCTTATCAATCTTATCTCGTTTTGCTGCCTTCTGTTTCTTGGTTGCCAAGTTATAAACCTCTGGATAACTTTTTTACAAATTAACAATTATAAAGCAGTCTCGTACTATAAATAGGTTCATCTTTTATTCGGTCCATTCACGGATCATTCTTTTCTTTTTATCTTTTGTCTGGATTGTTCTGTCGAAAAGAAATTTAAGCAATATTATTTCCTCTTTTTTCTGTAAAATAGACAGAAGAAGCCGATAATTAAAACAAAGAACGCTGTAACGAGTAATTCTCCAGGTATTGCTTGAGTAGTCATTATAACAGAAGAACTTGAAACCGTAGACATACTACTCTTGATGATTGGAATAGCTAAATATTTTTCTAAAAGTTTCCGTTTTTGTTCTCTTAAAAATACTTCTAAACCCGGAAAAAGTTTTACTCTTCAGGATGAGCTCTAAAAATAAACAAAAATAACAAAGGTGATTGAGGACTATTCTTACAAGTCCTCAACTGTGCCGCCGTTGCATGAGGTCTGCCAGTTTTTGACCTTCTTTACACTGATCTTTATTGTTTTTGCAAGTTCTATAGGGTCTGCTTCGGCAAGGGCTTCCACGCTTGTAATCCCGGCTTCTTCAAGTTTTCCTGCGGTGGCTTTTCCCACGCCTTCGAGGTCTTTGATGGACTTGGGTTTTTCTTTTTTCGGCTGCTGTGCCTGCTCTTCCTGCTGGGCTTTTTGCCATTCTATGAAATTGCACTGCGGACAGCCGAGGTCCCAGGCTCGTTTTCCCTGATTGATTATGCGGATGTGGTGCAGGCCGTGAGTTTCGCAGAATTTATCGGTGACTATGATCTGTCCGCTCTTTGGCAGGGGCAGGGAGAAAGTGCAGTTGGGATAGTTGCTGCAGCCTATGAAACGGCTGCCCCTTTTAGAACGGCGGATCATGAGTTCGTTTCCGCATAAGGAGCAGTTACCTATGATTTTGTCTTCCCTGAGGCCTGCTTGAAGGGACTCTATAATATTATCCCTATTCTTGTCAAGTTCCGAAAAAACCTGCTTGAGCATCTCCCTGGACTCTTCAAGGACAGTGTCCTCCTGTATTTTGCCTTCTGCGATTTTGTCCATGTTTTCTTCGAGCAGTTTGGTCATATCCGGCTTTGTGATCGTGGGAGAATATTTTTCAAGGGTATCCATTACGGCAAACGAGGTGTTTGTGGGCTGAACCGGGTTTCCGTGGATATAAGCTCTGGAATAGAGCTTGCTGATAATCTCGTGCCGGGTGGCTTTTGTACCGAGCCCGAGCTCTTCCATTATATTGATTAACCTGCCCTGTCCGTAGCGGCCCGGAGGCTGGGTTTCTTTATCCAGCATCTCTTTCTTTATCACTTTTAATACGTCGCCTTCCTTTAGTTCGGGAAGCAGCCTGTCTTCAGGGGCGTTATACGGGTAGTACCAGCGCCAGCCGGGTTCGAGAAGCCTTGCTCCGTTTGCCCTGAACTCTTCTCCTTCGATGTCAAGTTTCAGGCGCATGGTTTCCCATATGCTGGGTCCTGCAAAGGTTGCAAAAAAGCGCCTGACCACAAGCTCGTAAACTTTCCATTCCTCTTCTTTGAGGTCAGCTTCCTTTGCCAGGGAAGCAGGAAAGATAGGTGGGTGGTCTGTGGTTTCTTTTTTCCCGCGCGTGGGGACAAGTTCGGCTTTCTCAAGCAGGGCGTTTGCGTATTCCCTGAAAGGTCCCTCTTTGAAAATCTCAATTTGAGCCCTGAGGTCAAGAGTTTCGGGATAAACAGTATTGTCTGTCCTTGGGTATGAAATGTACCCGTTCGTGTAAAGAGATTCAGCAATGCGCATGGCATTTGCAGGGCTGAGTCCTATTGAATTCGCCGCGCTGATAAAGCCTGTAGTATTAAAAGGAGTTGGGGGCTGGTCGGTCTTTGTCCCTTTCTCTATTTCCTTTAATTCCGCTTTTTTTCCCAGCTTCTTGAATACCTTTAAAGCTTCCTCTTTGTCCAGAAAACGGCGGGTGGAGTGCTGGGCTGAAAAAGTCTCCTTTGCCGCGTCTTCAAGTTCAACGTGGATTTCCCAGTAAGGGGTCGGGACAAAGATGTTTCTCTCCTTCTCCCTGTCAACTATAAGAGATAGGGTTGGGGACTGTACTCTTCCCACGGAAAGAAACATTTTCCCGAGCCTGCCTGCGGCAAGGGAAATATATCGGGTAAGGGCGGCTCCCCAGACAAGGTCAATTACCTGCCTGGAGTGACCTGCGTCTGCCAGGTTAAAATCAACGTTTGTAGGATTTGCGAATGCGGCTTCAATTGCTTTTGGAGTTATTGCGCTGTAACGGACCCTGTCGAAAGGAACATGTGGATTAACCTGTTTTAGAATGTTCAGAGCTTCAACTCCTATAAGTTCTCCTTCCCGGTCGTAGTCAGTTGCAATCGTGACTCTGTCTGCTTCTTTTCCAAGGCTCTTTAAAGCAGTCACTATCTTCCGGTTGATTGGGGTTGTTGTAATCTCGGCGTCTATCAGGGCTCTGGCGTCAACCTTCTGCCAGTTGTTGTACTCTTTTGGAAAATCTATCCCGACAATATGGCCGGAAAGCCCTACTACTGCAGTTTCCTGTCTGCTTTCGCCGGAACCAATTTCGTACCGGTATACGTCTACTCCGCTGACTCTTTCCTTTTTAGGACTTTTTGGAGCCAGAATCGCAGCTATCCTCCTCGCTGCTATATTTTTTTCCGTTACGATAAGATGCATTTAAAACTCCGATAATTTTTCTTACTTTTTATGGAGGTAAACTGGCGTACCCCAAAACTCTGCCAGTCTGAGTCGAAGCCTGCCTCCTAATTCTTGAACTTTCCTTTTGCAATGGCAACACAATGTATTTACCAATTGTTGTTTTTTTCCTCATAGTAGATATGGAAGATATCCACGGGACAACTGATGATTTGAAGCGTGCATATGACCGTCTTGATGAATCGAATGTTCAGACGTGAATAAACAATTACTCAAGCATTTTTTAATCTTCCTGCGGCGCGAAGGTTTGCGTAAAGCTATTTTCTCACTCTCTTGAATAATCTCAACATAGGAACTCGCCTTTGTCAAAGGTTACTGGACTTTGGAATAGACAAAACTCTAACCTAACTTACACAAGATGACTTTGATATGTTCCTCATTTACATGGAAGATGAACGTAATATCAAAAAAGGCGGTATTAAGGTATATATAGTTTTCTTGAAAAAGTTTTCAAAATGGGCTCTTGAAGACACTCCAAAATGGATCAGGGAGCTTAAACCCCCCGTATTGAAACCCGAATTCAACCTGCTGATATCCCTAACAAAAATGAATTTGATGAGATTCTTAACTCTATGACTCATCCCAGAGACAAAACTCTTATAGCGCTCATGGGAGACGGGATATTCAAAATCGGTGAACTTATATTCAAGTCAAAGAGATGCTGTTTTGATTGCTTTAGCAGAACACTTTGTTCGTGAGGAACAGCGAGAAAAAGAAAAAAAGATGGCAGAACTCTACTTCGTCCTTATCCAGCACAAAGAAGCTAGGGAGCTCCTGAAGGAAGTTTCACGGACCCCAAAAAAGAGCCGAAGCACTTACAAAGGCAGGTATAGCCCTGGTTGAAGCCGGGAGATATGAAGAAGCAAAAGAGTGTTTTGCAAAAGCTAAGGAACTTGAAAATAAGCAGAATCCCGATTCGAAGAATTCTAGATCCGAGAAAAAGGTACTTTTTGAGGAAAATTATCCATGTGAGTTTATACTCGAGTGAATAGATCGCTATAAATCAAAGGATTGGATAAATAGTCTAAATGTATCAAAACAACGCGTAAGTTTGAATTATACACCTCATACTTTTGTTTCGGGGGGAGTTATGAAGAGAAAGTTGGCTTCTGGTGGAATCACAACGGAGATGTTTAAAAATTCTATGAAGGGAATATATTCCACATCTGTAACTTCCAATACTATTGATGAATCTCCATTTGCTTACAAAGATTTTTCTGAAATAGAAGAATATCTAAAACAGACGGTGCGGATAACTAATGTCATTAAATCACTTGTGTTTTTGGTACTGAATTGTGTAATTTGCATACACTATCAATTTTATTATAGTTTTAAAAGGATTATTCTATATTTTTGCAAATATAGGTTTTAGCTTCCATGTAAGAGTTAATTGCTATCTTCATTGTTCCGTTAACATCGATAATCTTCATGTTAAATACTTTTGCAAAATCAGAAGCATTTCTATGAAAATTAACATCCTTATAGCTTTGATTATTAATCTTAAAAAGAAGACTATACATAGGAGAAGTTAGATATTTGCTGATCTTTTTATAAGATTCAGAAGACTTGTAATTAGTTTCATTCAGGTCGGAAAGCACCATTGGTGTTGCATATATAGCTCCTTTGCCATTTCCTGATAACATCGTTTTTGTGTAAATCTCGTTTCCTCCGAGTGCTACGCTTATACAGTCATCAACAATGTTTCTTTCTTCATCCCTCAGAAAATAAATAGGGCAATCAAGTTGCTGCAATTCAGCTTGCGCTTTTTCGGAACTAAAGCCACATTTTCCATAAAATAAAAGAATACCATTCGAAATCTTTGCCATTTCTCTGGCATTCAGATACACTTCGGATTGTAAAAGGTCAATATCAGAATGTAAATCTTTTCTAAGAAGATTCACAACAACAGTTAATCCTTGTTTCTTTTTAAGGAGTATAAAATCACACATTTTCTTACAGAAAGGAATATTCGCGAACTTCCTCGAGAGCTTCCCGAGTGGCTCTCTATTGATCTCCAATATAATAGGATACAACTTGTCAGATGGAAACATAAAAGGCTTAAGATTTTCAGACTTGAGTTTTTTTACAAGTCGGAAACTGTTTCTATTCTCTACTACAAACAGCCTTTTAATTTCAGGGTCTTTAGAGAGAACATATACTAATTCATCTTCAAGCATTTCACAGGCAACTACACTTAAGACCGGCATAATTATCTTTTATTAACAGTTCTCACATATTTCATCCTTTATCGAAAAATAACATTTTTTGAATATTTTCTGACTACCAATGATCTCAAAAGTACTATATCCAAACAATTTAGCATATTCTTCGATCTTTGCATCTATGTCCTTTACATATGTCAGACCTGTATTGACTTTTGCGACTCTTGAATATCCTGCCAGGTCATTGATCATTTTTGCCATTTTCAACGCCTTTTCAGGATTAGAATGAAGTTTATCTATGTTTAGAAGTTCTTTCCATGAGCTGGCATACATTGGTGTAAAGAAGAAAGCAGGCTCTTTACTATGGGTTTTAAGCAATTTGAGGTAGTTTGCACCACCGCCTACCGTTGCTCCGATGCAGTCATCTACAACTCTTTCATCATCCCTTAGTATCCGAACCGTACAACCGTCTTTTTCCAGGCAAAAATCTTCCTCCACATTGCCCAGAACGTTACCACAAAGACCGTAAAAAATGAGTAGCCCATTGG
The genomic region above belongs to Methanosarcina horonobensis HB-1 = JCM 15518 and contains:
- a CDS encoding DUF1638 domain-containing protein; this encodes MLEDELVYVLSKDPEIKRLFVVENRNSFRLVKKLKSENLKPFMFPSDKLYPIILEINREPLGKLSRKFANIPFCKKMCDFILLKKKQGLTVVVNLLRKDLHSDIDLLQSEVYLNAREMAKISNGILLFYGKCGFSSEKAQAELQQLDCPIYFLRDEERNIVDDCISVALGGNEIYTKTMLSGNGKGAIYATPMVLSDLNETNYKSSESYKKISKYLTSPMYSLLFKINNQSYKDVNFHRNASDFAKVFNMKIIDVNGTMKIAINSYMEAKTYICKNIE
- the glgP gene encoding alpha-glucan family phosphorylase, which gives rise to MENDLQGVLKGQKIAYFSMEIGLRNEIPTYAGGLGVLAGDTIRSAADLSIPLVAVTLVSNKGYFRQSLDAFGTQTEQTEEWDPSNLMTRLQQEVSVKIQDRDVKIQAWHYNCKSLTGGCVPIIFLDTNVEGNSWDDRRITDFLYGGDHTYRLKQEIVLGIGGVRMLEALGFKVRKYHMNEGHSSLLALELLKRNGKDPAKVKELCIFTTHTPVEAGHDKFDYGLIEDQIRDKNDVDILRRFGGADRFNTSLFALNLSEYVNGVTKRHSRVSRELFPGYSIQAITNGIHSYTWTCPAFRQLFDRYLPGWANEPELLVRIGGIPDDEIWEAHWSAKKDLIDEVNKRTGAGMDYETLTIGFARRMTAYKRATLILSDLERLRKINRRGRVQLIFAGKAHPHDEAGKQLIRDIFKSIETLRNEIKIVFLENYDMDLAAKLVSGVDVWLNTPTRPYEASGTSGMKAAHNGVVNFSVLDGWWIEGWIEGVTGWSIGPQPEEHITGEEARLAEIDDLYNKLYYIIVPTYYDRRDEWFKLINNSIGMIAYYFNSHRMMRRYVTNAYL
- a CDS encoding pyridoxamine 5'-phosphate oxidase family protein; this translates as MTEELKDKIRDYLAKHYYLNLATVSPQGSPMAHTMAYVSENEIVYLATNKNTRKVQNIMQNPQVAFTVDEDDPDWFDMQALQVEGRASIVADENELREVGEIMAAKFPVIADLPPDPDTIMIKIEPSLVYYLDYSIEFGHRESVNF
- a CDS encoding GAF domain-containing protein, whose product is MAKAASNSAKNGNGSRQKPCKYLNEIALCSALEMAKELISVINKVPVTVFLWRPEKYWPAEFVSENVKQFGYTVEEFTSGKLLYGNIVHPDDLERVERELSRRIEEDYVDFSQEYRILTKSGEVRWVDERTFIEADENGVVKYLKGIILDITERKRKEKLLYIQRDLGIALSTSNYLDETLDLLLDSCLQIDEINAGGIYLVDEETGDMNLAIYRGLSPTFIENASYYSANSPNTKLVMIGQPVYKQHIDLLLTSKDDALRQENLRATAIIPVKNGKKVIAAFYLASRMEYELSDSVRTVIETIATQFGVFISRIKLEEKLKECVKKRKS
- a CDS encoding DUF1638 domain-containing protein: MPVLSILGCKILQDEIIWLIANDLQIKRILIVANGNISEFTEKLDEQHIYYDIIPFEKLPKILNNIDRDELTVVVNLMELGLHAVPKILKSEVYQNIREMIPFSNGLLIFYGLCGNVLGNVEEDFCLEKDGCTVRILRDDERVVDDCIGATVGGGANYLKLLKTHSKEPAFFFTPMYASSWKELLNIDKLHSNPEKALKMAKMINDLAGYSRVAKVNTGLTYVKDIDAKIEEYAKLFGYSTFEIIGSQKIFKKCYFSIKDEICENC
- a CDS encoding tetratricopeptide repeat protein, with product MIRKKQTEKTYEWDPPAPSTVYIKIKNIPYETFKTRMNQGLVTTELDQIRYRLERHIYCCGVCSKYMNGYCVITNRKAEPGWICKSFVPKEEFIYLDSRPDQKDSVEFRYLSETGLEKENIESAGKDERSPESTGTKTLYEEGVTLYRQGRLRLAIQVFDRVLEENPQDFAVLFHKGNSLLKLKRYEEALETFERASEINPENAGLWTNLGFILTKLERFRDALEAFEKSISLNPVQKNAWEGKDAVLARLRLCEEKLGESEESLKKNPDNPDTLFEKGKLHLRLGEQEKAMQAFRKALEIKPENAEAWQLRGKVLFKAGSEKEALHAFEKAAHLKPDYAEAWYEKGNVFLKLGNLKGAENAFKIAASLWESKGIKTKAESAREKVKRLNSREL
- a CDS encoding HEAT repeat domain-containing protein, which codes for MPEDVISHSSGDSEEKKVVSSRSLESLKDRATKDRNHAVRREALLTLAKNYRDSEDIFDFIKDIAISDSHYSVRKTALKELTSSWKERPETLSLVRERAIEDANYEVRRAAVRELAENWKNMPEIIELLRDWAENSKDKFVRSTALQELSGCWGKNCCSLDFITDRVVEEKDGFVRAIAVHSIAKHWYEEPKVLQLVMDKAVNDEHYSVRSVALQALAGKWSSKENILPFIKERAVKDAHYSVRGVAIQELANGWHDVPEILEFIRERCVRDEDNMVRGTAVSLLASLWPEEPGAFELIMEKAVSDEHYSVRKNSMEELVKGWHERPDTLRLVRDRLLNDEDNFVRITAVQELAKIWHTDPGTLPLIKEIALKDKDEFVRDAAVREIIDGWQDKDIKSKFMKRFT
- a CDS encoding DNA topoisomerase I, which produces MHLIVTEKNIAARRIAAILAPKSPKKERVSGVDVYRYEIGSGESRQETAVVGLSGHIVGIDFPKEYNNWQKVDARALIDAEITTTPINRKIVTALKSLGKEADRVTIATDYDREGELIGVEALNILKQVNPHVPFDRVRYSAITPKAIEAAFANPTNVDFNLADAGHSRQVIDLVWGAALTRYISLAAGRLGKMFLSVGRVQSPTLSLIVDREKERNIFVPTPYWEIHVELEDAAKETFSAQHSTRRFLDKEEALKVFKKLGKKAELKEIEKGTKTDQPPTPFNTTGFISAANSIGLSPANAMRIAESLYTNGYISYPRTDNTVYPETLDLRAQIEIFKEGPFREYANALLEKAELVPTRGKKETTDHPPIFPASLAKEADLKEEEWKVYELVVRRFFATFAGPSIWETMRLKLDIEGEEFRANGARLLEPGWRWYYPYNAPEDRLLPELKEGDVLKVIKKEMLDKETQPPGRYGQGRLINIMEELGLGTKATRHEIISKLYSRAYIHGNPVQPTNTSFAVMDTLEKYSPTITKPDMTKLLEENMDKIAEGKIQEDTVLEESREMLKQVFSELDKNRDNIIESLQAGLREDKIIGNCSLCGNELMIRRSKRGSRFIGCSNYPNCTFSLPLPKSGQIIVTDKFCETHGLHHIRIINQGKRAWDLGCPQCNFIEWQKAQQEEQAQQPKKEKPKSIKDLEGVGKATAGKLEEAGITSVEALAEADPIELAKTIKISVKKVKNWQTSCNGGTVEDL